One window of Streptomyces sp. FIT100 genomic DNA carries:
- a CDS encoding SAM-dependent methyltransferase — translation MDRIRTDIAHNARVWNYWLGGKDNYQIDRQVGDQVTGLFPSIRQVARADRAFLGRAVTYLAAEAGVRQFLDIGTGLPTVDNTHEVAQRIAPESRIVYVDNDPIVLTHARALLTSSPEGRTAYIDADAHRPDDILSSVKPTLDLSQPVAVIMLGILNFIIETEKATAIVRHIMDAIPSGSHLAVTHPTLELGGEGNAEAMAFWNENATPPITARSRAEFAGFLGGLDLLDPGIVSCSRWRAEGDPDPEVAQFGAVARKP, via the coding sequence ATGGACAGGATCCGTACCGACATCGCGCACAACGCCCGCGTGTGGAACTACTGGCTGGGCGGCAAGGACAACTACCAGATCGACCGTCAGGTCGGCGACCAGGTGACCGGGCTGTTCCCGAGCATCCGCCAGGTCGCCCGCGCGGACAGGGCGTTCCTCGGCCGCGCGGTCACGTACCTCGCCGCCGAGGCGGGGGTGCGGCAGTTCCTGGACATCGGCACCGGCCTGCCGACCGTCGACAACACCCACGAGGTCGCCCAGCGCATCGCGCCCGAGTCGCGGATCGTGTACGTGGACAACGACCCGATCGTGCTCACCCACGCACGCGCGCTGCTGACCAGCTCCCCCGAGGGCCGCACCGCGTACATCGACGCGGACGCCCATCGCCCCGACGACATCCTGAGCTCGGTCAAGCCCACGCTCGACCTTTCGCAGCCGGTCGCGGTGATCATGCTCGGCATCCTCAACTTCATCATCGAGACGGAGAAGGCCACGGCGATCGTCCGCCACATCATGGACGCCATACCGTCGGGCAGCCATCTCGCCGTCACCCACCCCACGCTGGAGCTGGGCGGCGAGGGCAACGCCGAGGCGATGGCGTTCTGGAACGAGAACGCGACACCGCCCATCACCGCACGCAGCCGCGCCGAGTTCGCCGGCTTCCTCGGCGGCCTCGACCTGCTCGACCCCGGCATCGTCTCCTGCTCGCGCTGGCGTGCCGAGGGCGATCCTGACCCGGAGGTCGCGCAGTTCGGCGCGGTGGCCCGCAAACCGTAG
- a CDS encoding glycerophosphodiester phosphodiesterase → MDAVTVVAHRGDPYVARENTIASLRSAIERGADAVEVDVRLTRDRVPVLLHDETLKRLWGHDRPLARLSHEQLTELTYGGVPTLREALIAVGAHRLMLDLPGADEAAVRAIVGTVRECGAGERVYYTGGVGALFAVRAAYPGAEIALTWTTLAPPRPSLLAPLRPRWLNYRFGLVSRELADRVHADGYLLSAWTADTRRTMRRLVGSGVDAITTNRVDTLASVLRTHLAAKGRSA, encoded by the coding sequence ATGGATGCCGTCACTGTCGTAGCGCATCGCGGCGACCCGTACGTCGCGCGAGAGAACACGATCGCGTCGCTGCGTTCCGCGATCGAGCGGGGTGCGGACGCCGTGGAGGTCGACGTCAGGCTGACCCGCGACCGGGTGCCCGTGCTGCTGCACGACGAGACCCTCAAGCGGCTCTGGGGCCACGACCGCCCGCTCGCCCGGCTCAGCCACGAGCAGCTGACCGAGCTGACGTACGGCGGGGTGCCCACCCTGCGCGAGGCGCTGATCGCGGTGGGCGCCCACCGGCTGATGCTGGACCTTCCGGGCGCGGACGAGGCGGCGGTCCGGGCCATCGTGGGTACGGTGCGCGAATGCGGCGCGGGTGAGCGGGTCTACTACACCGGTGGGGTGGGCGCCCTGTTCGCGGTGCGCGCCGCCTACCCGGGCGCGGAGATCGCCCTGACCTGGACGACGCTCGCCCCGCCCCGCCCCAGCCTGCTGGCCCCCCTGCGGCCGCGCTGGCTCAACTACCGCTTCGGCCTGGTGAGCCGGGAGCTCGCCGACCGCGTCCACGCGGACGGGTATCTGCTCTCCGCCTGGACCGCCGACACCCGCCGTACGATGCGCCGCCTCGTCGGCAGCGGCGTCGACGCGATCACCACCAACCGCGTCGACACCCTCGCCTCCGTACTCCGCACGCACCTCGCAGCGAAAGGACGCTCCGCGTGA
- a CDS encoding adenosine deaminase, whose protein sequence is MTDLQPFIAGLPKAELHVHHVGSASPRIVSELAARHPDSKVPVDPAALADYFTFTDFAHFIEVYLSVVDLVRTPEDVRLLTFEVARDMARQHIRYAELTLTPFSSTRRGIPAQGFMEAIEDARKAAESELGVVLRWCFDIPGEAGLDAAEETTRLAVDLRPDGLVSFGLGGPEIGVPRPQFKPYFDRAIAAGLRSVPHAGETTGPGTIWDALNELRAERIGHGTSAPQDPKLLAHLAEHRIPLEVCPTSNIATRAVATLDEHPIKEMVAAGVLVTINSDDPPMFGTDLNNEYAVAARLLDLDERGVAALAKNAVEASFLDPAGKARIAAEIDAYTEQWLAG, encoded by the coding sequence ATGACCGATCTCCAGCCCTTCATCGCGGGCCTGCCCAAGGCCGAGCTGCATGTCCACCACGTGGGTTCCGCCTCGCCGCGCATCGTCTCCGAACTGGCCGCCCGGCACCCGGACTCCAAGGTCCCCGTCGATCCGGCCGCCCTCGCCGACTACTTCACGTTCACCGACTTCGCGCACTTCATCGAGGTGTACCTGTCGGTCGTCGACCTCGTCCGCACCCCCGAGGACGTCCGGCTGCTGACCTTCGAGGTGGCCCGTGACATGGCCCGTCAGCACATCCGCTACGCGGAGCTGACCCTCACGCCCTTCAGCTCGACCCGCCGCGGCATTCCCGCGCAGGGCTTCATGGAGGCGATCGAGGACGCCCGCAAGGCCGCCGAGTCCGAGCTGGGCGTGGTCCTGCGCTGGTGCTTCGACATCCCCGGTGAGGCGGGGCTCGACGCGGCCGAGGAGACCACGCGGCTCGCGGTCGACCTGCGCCCGGACGGCCTGGTCTCCTTCGGCCTCGGCGGGCCCGAGATCGGCGTGCCCCGGCCGCAGTTCAAGCCGTACTTCGACCGGGCCATCGCCGCCGGGCTGCGGTCCGTTCCGCACGCCGGCGAGACGACCGGGCCCGGCACCATCTGGGACGCCCTCAACGAGCTGCGCGCCGAGCGCATCGGCCACGGCACCAGCGCCCCGCAGGACCCGAAGCTGCTGGCCCACCTCGCCGAGCACCGGATTCCGCTGGAGGTCTGCCCCACCTCCAACATCGCGACGCGGGCCGTCGCCACGCTCGACGAGCACCCCATAAAGGAGATGGTCGCCGCCGGAGTGCTGGTGACGATCAACAGCGACGACCCGCCGATGTTCGGCACCGACCTCAACAACGAGTACGCGGTCGCCGCCCGGCTCCTGGACCTGGACGAGCGGGGCGTCGCCGCGCTCGCCAAGAACGCGGTGGAGGCGTCGTTCCTCGACCCGGCCGGCAAGGCCCGGATCGCCGCTGAGATCGACGCGTACACCGAGCAGTGGCTGGCGGGGTGA
- a CDS encoding DUF4190 domain-containing protein → MADQSDQRPDGHRTGDPWAPPERRASQPQDRVELGKATPDAQQGRPTVHDQPTVASMPSAGTGGAAPQGVDPGAVPPPPTAPGGPAQPAPGPYGYPAATATPGYGYPGTPGTPDAGTPGYGYPGYPGYPGSSWAIGPAPQNGMGTAAMVLGILALCLGWCYGIFGLILGVLALIFGILGRKRCRRGEANNNGQALAGIILGAIGMVVAVCFIALYVWIFANADEWEESGIDDDPWATTLVVGAAPR, encoded by the coding sequence ATGGCAGACCAGAGCGACCAGAGGCCGGACGGACACCGGACCGGCGACCCGTGGGCACCGCCCGAGCGCAGGGCGTCCCAGCCCCAGGACCGGGTGGAGCTCGGCAAGGCGACGCCGGACGCGCAGCAGGGCCGCCCCACCGTGCACGACCAGCCGACGGTGGCGTCGATGCCGTCCGCCGGCACCGGCGGCGCCGCTCCGCAGGGGGTGGACCCCGGTGCCGTACCGCCGCCGCCGACCGCCCCCGGCGGACCAGCGCAGCCCGCCCCCGGCCCGTACGGCTACCCGGCCGCGACCGCCACGCCCGGCTACGGCTATCCGGGCACGCCCGGCACCCCGGACGCCGGCACACCCGGCTACGGCTACCCGGGATACCCGGGCTACCCCGGCTCCTCCTGGGCCATCGGCCCGGCGCCGCAGAACGGCATGGGCACGGCCGCGATGGTGCTCGGCATCCTCGCGCTCTGCCTCGGCTGGTGCTACGGGATCTTCGGGCTGATACTCGGCGTCCTCGCGCTGATCTTCGGCATCCTGGGCCGCAAGCGGTGCCGGCGCGGTGAGGCGAACAACAACGGCCAGGCCCTGGCCGGGATCATCCTCGGCGCCATCGGCATGGTCGTGGCCGTGTGCTTCATCGCGCTCTACGTCTGGATCTTCGCGAACGCCGACGAATGGGAAGAGAGCGGCATCGACGACGACCCCTGGGCGACCACCCTGGTCGTCGGCGCGGCACCCCGCTGA
- a CDS encoding NADAR family protein: MGSDRAYTEALIERIGGGGTIRYLHFWGHTPRRDGTIGAGCLSQWWPAPFTVDGIEYATAEHWMMAGKARVFGDGEAERRAVGAANPALAKKAGRLVRGFSGEIWERERFGIVVEGNVHKFAHHADLREFLLSTGDRVLVEASPMDRVWGIGLAADDERAQDPALWRGLNLLGFALMEARERLRSREG; encoded by the coding sequence ATGGGGAGCGACAGGGCGTACACGGAGGCGCTGATCGAGCGGATCGGCGGGGGCGGGACGATCAGGTATCTGCACTTCTGGGGGCACACGCCGCGCCGCGACGGCACCATCGGCGCCGGCTGTCTCAGCCAGTGGTGGCCGGCGCCGTTCACGGTGGACGGCATCGAATACGCGACGGCGGAGCACTGGATGATGGCGGGCAAGGCCCGTGTCTTCGGGGACGGGGAGGCGGAGCGCAGGGCCGTCGGGGCGGCGAATCCGGCGCTGGCGAAGAAGGCCGGCCGGCTGGTGCGCGGCTTCAGCGGCGAGATATGGGAGCGCGAGCGCTTCGGCATCGTGGTCGAGGGCAATGTGCACAAGTTCGCCCACCACGCCGACCTGCGGGAGTTCCTGCTCTCGACCGGGGACCGCGTGCTGGTGGAGGCGAGTCCGATGGACCGGGTGTGGGGCATCGGGCTGGCGGCGGATGACGAGCGGGCCCAGGACCCGGCGTTGTGGCGCGGGCTGAATCTGCTGGGGTTCGCGCTGATGGAGGCGCGGGAGCGGCTGAGGTCCCGGGAGGGCTGA
- a CDS encoding gamma-aminobutyraldehyde dehydrogenase, with protein sequence MGNRFQAQDRFKDGAQFIGGQLRTGTSGRHHSVVDPATGEQVLDYELAGTADVDAAVAAARAAFPGWAGATPGERSDALHRFASVLAEQAEDFAGAESLQCGKPIKLSREFDVPGTVDNTAFFAGAARHLQGQSAGEYSGDHTSYVRREPIGVVGSIAPWNYPLQMAAWKVLPAVAAGNTIVLKPAEITPLTSLMFAQAAAAAGLPDGVVNIVTGTGREAGEHLVGHPDVAMTSFTGSTPVGRRVAELATATVKRLHLELGGKAPFVVFDDADLEAAVHGAVAGSLINSGQDCTAATRAYVQRPLYDAFVAGVADLMATVRLGDPFDPSTDLGPLVSHTQRDRVAGFVDRARSYATVVTGGRAPGGELERGAYYLPTLIAGAAQDSEAVQSEIFGPVLVVLPFDSDDEGIALANDTPYGLAASAWSRDVYRAGRATREIKAGCVWVNDHIPIISEMPHGGYKASGFGKDMSAYSFEEYTQVKHVMYDNTAVIRKDWHRTIFGDRT encoded by the coding sequence ATGGGCAACCGCTTCCAGGCACAGGACCGCTTCAAGGACGGCGCGCAGTTCATCGGCGGACAGTTGCGCACGGGCACATCGGGACGTCACCACAGTGTCGTCGACCCCGCCACCGGGGAGCAGGTCCTCGACTACGAGCTCGCCGGCACCGCCGACGTCGATGCCGCCGTCGCCGCCGCGCGCGCGGCGTTCCCCGGCTGGGCGGGCGCGACGCCGGGCGAGCGCTCCGACGCCCTGCACCGCTTCGCCTCCGTGCTCGCCGAACAGGCCGAGGACTTCGCCGGGGCCGAGTCGCTCCAGTGCGGCAAGCCGATCAAGCTGTCCCGTGAGTTCGACGTGCCCGGCACCGTGGACAACACCGCGTTCTTCGCCGGTGCCGCGCGTCATCTCCAGGGCCAGTCCGCGGGCGAGTACAGCGGCGACCACACCTCCTATGTGCGCCGCGAGCCGATCGGTGTCGTCGGCTCCATCGCGCCCTGGAACTACCCGCTCCAGATGGCCGCCTGGAAGGTCCTCCCCGCCGTCGCCGCGGGCAACACGATCGTCCTCAAGCCCGCCGAGATCACCCCGCTGACCTCGCTGATGTTCGCCCAGGCCGCGGCCGCGGCCGGACTCCCCGACGGTGTCGTCAACATCGTCACCGGCACGGGCAGGGAGGCCGGCGAGCACCTCGTCGGGCACCCCGACGTGGCCATGACGTCCTTCACCGGCTCCACCCCGGTCGGCAGGCGCGTCGCCGAGCTCGCCACCGCCACGGTCAAGCGGCTCCACCTGGAGCTCGGCGGCAAGGCCCCCTTCGTCGTCTTCGACGACGCCGACCTGGAGGCCGCCGTGCACGGCGCCGTCGCGGGGTCGCTGATCAACAGCGGCCAGGACTGCACGGCCGCCACCCGCGCCTATGTGCAGCGCCCGCTCTACGACGCCTTCGTCGCCGGCGTGGCCGATCTGATGGCGACCGTGCGGCTCGGCGACCCCTTCGACCCGTCCACCGACCTCGGCCCGCTCGTCTCGCACACCCAGCGCGACCGGGTCGCGGGCTTCGTCGACCGTGCCCGCTCGTACGCCACCGTCGTCACCGGCGGCCGGGCGCCCGGCGGGGAGCTGGAGCGGGGCGCGTACTACCTGCCGACGCTGATCGCCGGCGCCGCACAGGACAGCGAGGCCGTCCAGTCCGAGATCTTCGGCCCCGTGCTGGTCGTGCTGCCGTTCGACTCCGACGACGAGGGCATCGCGCTGGCCAACGACACCCCGTACGGCCTCGCCGCCTCCGCCTGGAGCCGTGACGTCTACCGGGCGGGCCGTGCCACGCGCGAGATCAAGGCGGGCTGCGTCTGGGTCAACGACCACATCCCGATCATCAGCGAGATGCCGCACGGCGGATACAAGGCCAGTGGGTTCGGAAAGGACATGTCGGCGTATTCCTTCGAGGAGTACACGCAGGTCAAGCATGTGATGTACGACAACACCGCGGTGATCAGGAAGGACTGGCACCGCACGATCTTCGGGGACCGGACGTAG
- a CDS encoding spermidine/putrescine ABC transporter substrate-binding protein, with the protein MEQYQSDRLSAAQLAAVQRSMTNGRGALSRRSLLRASGIGALAVGGAGMLSGCGIPPAKREGEAAVSDDHSAKEKRIAFSNWTEYMDISEDEKSRPTLEAFTKRTGITVKYTEDINDNVEFFGKIKPQLAAGQDTGRDLICVTDWLAARMIRLGWAQKLDPSNLPHAFANLSPQFRSPDWDPGRAYSYPWTGISTVIAYNSKATGGRTVDSVTQLLDDPTLKGRVGFLTEMRDSVGMTLIDMGKDPGNFTDADYDAAVGRLQKGVDKKQIRRFTGNDYTSDLDKGDLAACLAWAGDVIQLQADNPDIKFTIPSAGYITSSDNLLVPAKARHKTNAEKLIDYYYELPVAAQLAAYINYVCPVDGVKDELAKIDPALASNTLILPDKAMAAKSHAFRSLSSKEETAYEEKFATLIGA; encoded by the coding sequence ATGGAGCAGTACCAGTCCGACCGCCTCTCCGCGGCCCAACTGGCCGCCGTGCAGCGCAGCATGACGAACGGCAGGGGTGCCCTCTCCCGCCGCTCGCTGCTGCGTGCCTCAGGCATCGGCGCACTCGCCGTCGGCGGTGCCGGGATGCTGAGCGGCTGCGGTATCCCGCCCGCCAAGCGGGAGGGCGAGGCGGCGGTCTCCGACGACCACTCGGCCAAGGAGAAGCGCATAGCCTTCTCCAACTGGACCGAGTACATGGACATCAGCGAGGACGAGAAGAGCCGTCCCACTCTGGAGGCGTTCACCAAGCGCACCGGGATCACGGTCAAGTACACCGAGGACATCAACGACAACGTCGAGTTCTTCGGCAAGATCAAGCCGCAGCTCGCCGCCGGTCAGGACACCGGCCGCGACCTGATCTGCGTCACCGACTGGCTGGCCGCCAGGATGATCCGGCTCGGCTGGGCGCAGAAGCTCGACCCGTCGAACCTGCCGCACGCGTTCGCCAATCTGTCCCCCCAGTTCCGCAGCCCCGACTGGGACCCGGGCCGGGCCTACTCGTACCCGTGGACCGGCATCTCCACGGTCATCGCCTACAACTCCAAGGCGACCGGCGGCCGCACGGTGGACTCGGTCACCCAGCTGCTCGACGACCCCACGCTCAAGGGCCGCGTCGGCTTCCTCACCGAGATGCGCGACTCGGTCGGCATGACCCTGATCGACATGGGCAAGGACCCCGGGAACTTCACCGACGCCGACTACGACGCCGCGGTCGGCCGGCTCCAGAAGGGCGTCGACAAGAAGCAGATCCGCCGCTTCACCGGTAACGACTACACCTCGGACCTGGACAAGGGCGACCTCGCCGCGTGTCTCGCCTGGGCCGGTGACGTCATCCAGCTCCAGGCCGACAACCCGGACATCAAGTTCACGATCCCGTCGGCCGGTTACATCACCTCCAGCGACAACCTGCTGGTCCCGGCCAAGGCCCGGCACAAGACCAACGCCGAGAAGCTCATCGACTACTACTACGAGCTTCCGGTCGCCGCGCAGCTGGCCGCCTACATCAACTACGTCTGCCCGGTCGACGGCGTGAAGGACGAGCTCGCGAAGATCGACCCCGCCCTGGCCTCGAACACGCTGATCCTCCCGGACAAGGCCATGGCCGCCAAGTCCCACGCCTTCCGTTCGCTCAGCAGCAAGGAAGAGACGGCGTACGAGGAGAAGTTCGCCACGCTCATCGGCGCCTGA
- a CDS encoding ABC transporter ATP-binding protein encodes MTDSKTSKAEGGDVRLSGISKTYGSFSAVHPLDLTVPQGSFFALLGASGCGKTTTLRMIAGLEDPTTGTVFLGDQDVTALPPHKRPVNTVFQSYALFPHLNIYENVAFGLRRRGVKSVKKQVDDMLDLVQLGDFAHRRPHQLSGGQQQRVAVARALINHPKVLLLDEPLGALDLKLRRQMQLELKRIQTEVGITFVHVTHDQEEAMTMADTVAVMNGGRVEQLGAPAELYEHPQTTFVANFLGTSNLIEADVVEAGDGQVLVTAADARLRVPPVRCATQPRTGGKLLVGVRPEKISLAHADDAGEIADGRNRITGRIADSSFIGVSTQFVIDSPVCPELEVYVQNIERDSRLVPGAEVVLHWNPEHTFGLDAAQSLLAGTVGTAGVETVGESA; translated from the coding sequence ATGACTGACTCGAAGACTTCGAAGGCCGAGGGCGGCGACGTCCGGCTCTCCGGGATCAGCAAGACCTACGGCTCCTTCAGCGCCGTGCACCCGCTCGACCTGACCGTCCCCCAGGGCTCGTTCTTCGCCCTCCTCGGCGCTTCCGGCTGCGGCAAGACCACCACCCTGCGGATGATCGCGGGCCTCGAGGACCCCACCACCGGCACCGTCTTCCTCGGCGACCAGGACGTCACCGCCCTGCCGCCGCACAAGCGCCCGGTCAATACCGTCTTCCAGAGCTACGCGCTCTTCCCGCATCTGAACATCTACGAGAACGTCGCCTTCGGACTGCGCCGCCGCGGCGTCAAGTCGGTCAAGAAGCAGGTCGACGACATGCTCGACCTCGTCCAGCTCGGGGACTTCGCGCACCGCAGGCCGCACCAGCTCTCCGGCGGCCAGCAGCAGCGCGTCGCCGTCGCCCGCGCGCTCATCAACCACCCCAAGGTGCTTCTCCTCGACGAGCCGCTCGGCGCCCTCGACCTCAAGCTGCGCCGCCAGATGCAGCTGGAGCTCAAGCGCATCCAGACCGAGGTCGGCATCACCTTCGTCCACGTCACCCACGACCAGGAGGAGGCCATGACGATGGCCGACACGGTCGCGGTGATGAACGGCGGCCGGGTCGAGCAGCTGGGCGCCCCCGCCGAGCTCTACGAGCACCCGCAGACGACCTTCGTCGCGAACTTCCTCGGCACGTCGAACCTGATCGAGGCCGACGTCGTCGAGGCCGGCGACGGCCAGGTCCTGGTGACGGCCGCGGACGCCAGGCTGCGGGTGCCGCCGGTCCGCTGCGCCACCCAGCCCCGCACCGGCGGGAAGCTGCTGGTCGGGGTCAGGCCCGAGAAGATATCGCTCGCGCACGCCGACGACGCGGGCGAGATCGCCGACGGCCGCAACCGGATCACCGGCAGGATCGCCGACTCCAGCTTCATCGGCGTCTCCACGCAGTTCGTCATCGACAGCCCGGTCTGCCCCGAGCTGGAGGTCTACGTCCAGAACATCGAGCGGGACTCCCGGCTCGTGCCCGGTGCCGAGGTCGTGCTGCACTGGAACCCGGAGCACACCTTCGGCCTCGACGCCGCTCAGTCCCTGCTTGCCGGGACAGTGGGCACCGCGGGTGTCGAGACGGTCGGGGAGAGCGCATGA
- a CDS encoding ABC transporter permease, with protein MTVTEAPPPVAAAAEPPVHKPSVRRKLVPYWLLLPGVLWLLVFFVLPMVYQASTSVQTGSLEKGFEVTWHFQTYWDAFRDYYPQFLRSLLYAGTATALCLLLGYPLAYLIAFKAGRWRNVLLILVIAPFFTSFLIRTLAWKTILADGGPVVETLNTLHVLDITSWLGMTEGDRLLATPLAVVCGLTYNFLPFMILPLYTSLERIDTRLHEAAGDLYATPATTFRKVTFPLSMPGVVSGTLLTFIPASGDYVNAELLGSTDTRMIGNVIQSQYLRILDYPTAAALSFILMAVVLIMVTVYIRRAGTEDLV; from the coding sequence ATGACCGTCACCGAAGCGCCGCCCCCGGTGGCGGCCGCCGCCGAACCGCCCGTCCACAAGCCCTCGGTCCGCCGCAAGCTGGTCCCGTACTGGCTGCTGCTGCCGGGCGTCCTGTGGCTGCTGGTCTTCTTCGTGCTGCCGATGGTCTACCAGGCGTCGACCTCGGTGCAGACCGGCTCGCTCGAAAAGGGCTTCGAGGTCACCTGGCATTTCCAGACCTACTGGGACGCCTTCCGGGACTACTACCCGCAGTTCCTGCGCTCGCTGCTCTACGCCGGCACCGCCACCGCGCTGTGCCTGCTGCTCGGCTACCCGCTCGCCTACCTCATCGCGTTCAAGGCGGGCCGCTGGCGCAACGTCCTGCTCATCCTCGTCATCGCGCCGTTCTTCACCAGCTTCCTGATCCGCACGCTCGCCTGGAAGACGATCCTCGCGGACGGCGGACCGGTCGTGGAGACGCTCAACACCCTGCACGTCCTGGACATCACCAGCTGGCTGGGCATGACCGAGGGCGACCGGCTGCTGGCCACCCCGCTCGCCGTCGTGTGCGGTCTGACGTACAACTTCCTGCCGTTCATGATCCTTCCGCTGTACACCTCGCTGGAGCGGATCGACACCCGGCTGCACGAGGCGGCGGGCGACCTGTACGCCACCCCCGCCACGACCTTCCGCAAGGTCACCTTCCCGCTGTCGATGCCGGGCGTGGTCTCCGGGACGCTGCTCACCTTCATCCCGGCGAGCGGCGACTACGTCAACGCCGAACTGCTGGGCTCCACGGACACCCGCATGATCGGCAATGTCATCCAGTCGCAGTACCTGCGGATCCTGGACTACCCGACGGCGGCCGCGCTGTCGTTCATCCTGATGGCCGTCGTGCTGATCATGGTCACGGTCTACATCCGCCGCGCCGGAACGGAGGACCTGGTCTGA
- a CDS encoding ABC transporter permease, translated as MQWLRRNLVVIAGLGTLAYLIVPNVVVTVFSFNNPNGRFNYAWQEFSLDAWKDPCGVADLCGSLSLSLQIAAWSTLGATVLGTMIAFALVRYRFRARGTINSLIFLPMAMPEIVMAASLLALFLNMGVELGFWTILIAHVMFCLSFVVAAVKARVLSMDPRLEEAARDLYAGPVQTFVRVTLPIAAPGIAAGALLSFALSFDDFIITNFNSGNTVTFPMFVWGSAQRGTPVQINVIGTAMFAIAVIVVVAGQVISNRRKKTALPH; from the coding sequence ATGCAGTGGCTGCGACGCAACCTCGTCGTCATCGCGGGCCTCGGCACGCTCGCCTACCTGATCGTGCCGAACGTCGTCGTGACGGTGTTCTCCTTCAACAACCCCAACGGGCGGTTCAACTACGCCTGGCAGGAGTTCTCGCTGGACGCCTGGAAGGACCCCTGCGGGGTCGCCGACCTGTGCGGCTCGCTCTCGCTCTCCCTCCAGATCGCCGCCTGGTCCACACTCGGCGCGACCGTCCTCGGCACGATGATCGCCTTCGCGCTCGTCCGCTACCGCTTCCGGGCACGCGGCACGATCAACTCGCTGATCTTCCTGCCGATGGCCATGCCCGAGATCGTGATGGCCGCCTCGCTGCTGGCGCTGTTCCTCAACATGGGCGTCGAGCTGGGCTTCTGGACGATCCTGATCGCCCATGTCATGTTCTGCCTCAGCTTCGTCGTCGCCGCCGTCAAGGCGCGTGTCCTGTCGATGGACCCGCGCCTGGAGGAGGCGGCGAGGGATCTCTACGCCGGGCCCGTCCAGACCTTCGTACGGGTCACCCTGCCGATCGCGGCCCCGGGCATCGCGGCGGGCGCGCTGCTGTCGTTCGCGCTCTCGTTCGACGACTTCATCATCACCAACTTCAACTCGGGCAACACCGTCACCTTCCCCATGTTCGTGTGGGGATCGGCCCAGCGCGGCACGCCCGTCCAGATCAACGTCATCGGTACGGCCATGTTCGCCATCGCCGTCATCGTCGTCGTCGCCGGCCAGGTCATCAGCAACCGGCGGAAGAAGACCGCACTGCCCCACTAG